In Streptomyces chartreusis NRRL 3882, the following are encoded in one genomic region:
- a CDS encoding polysaccharide pyruvyl transferase family protein, producing MKPGKRVGVFGLLGSGNLGNDGSLEAVLGYLRAEHPDAVVDALCGGPEAVTARFGIPATRLHWNRAEYRTASRVGAVASKGLGKLVDVFRTAAWVRRHDVVIVPGMGVLEATLPLRPWGFPYSLFLLCASGRMLGTRVALVGVGAAPIRDRPTRALVRWSARLAAYRSYRDTQSRDAMRATGVDTARDEVYPDLAFALPTPTPPKSAPSGPPGQVCVGVMDFHGGNDDRAQADEIHRRYLDGTTRFVRALVEDGRPVRLLTGDQCDASVVDAILDAVDSPLVTAAETASLADLMKEMAAADTVVAIRYHNLICALKTGTPTLAVTYAAKSDALMDRMGLGAYCHPAREVDADRLLEQFRDLEKHSAVLRQTLTERNQVAAQQLEDQFAALTTALFPTTDHPHTLRKAS from the coding sequence ATGAAACCCGGGAAACGTGTGGGGGTGTTCGGCCTCCTCGGCTCCGGCAACCTCGGCAACGACGGCTCGCTGGAGGCCGTGCTCGGATACCTGCGCGCCGAGCACCCGGACGCGGTCGTGGACGCCCTGTGCGGCGGGCCCGAGGCCGTCACGGCCCGGTTCGGGATCCCCGCCACACGGCTGCACTGGAACCGCGCGGAGTACCGGACCGCGTCACGTGTGGGCGCGGTCGCGTCGAAGGGGCTCGGCAAACTCGTCGACGTCTTCCGCACCGCCGCCTGGGTGCGCCGGCACGACGTGGTGATCGTGCCGGGCATGGGCGTCCTGGAGGCCACGCTGCCGCTGCGGCCGTGGGGCTTCCCGTACTCGCTGTTCCTGCTCTGCGCGAGCGGCAGGATGCTCGGCACCCGGGTCGCGCTGGTCGGCGTCGGCGCCGCCCCGATCCGCGACCGGCCGACCCGGGCCCTGGTGCGCTGGTCGGCGCGGCTGGCCGCGTACCGGTCGTACCGGGACACCCAGTCCCGCGACGCGATGCGGGCGACGGGTGTGGACACCGCACGCGACGAGGTCTACCCGGACCTGGCGTTCGCCCTGCCGACGCCCACGCCGCCGAAGAGCGCGCCCTCGGGCCCGCCGGGCCAAGTCTGCGTCGGCGTCATGGACTTCCACGGCGGCAACGACGACCGCGCCCAGGCCGACGAGATACACCGGCGCTACCTCGACGGGACGACCCGGTTCGTGCGGGCGCTGGTCGAGGACGGCAGGCCGGTCCGGTTGCTCACCGGCGACCAGTGCGACGCGTCGGTGGTGGACGCGATCCTCGACGCGGTGGACTCACCACTGGTCACCGCTGCCGAGACGGCCTCGCTGGCCGACCTGATGAAGGAGATGGCGGCTGCCGACACCGTGGTGGCGATCCGCTACCACAACCTGATCTGCGCGCTGAAGACCGGGACGCCGACGCTCGCCGTCACCTATGCGGCGAAGAGCGACGCGCTCATGGACCGGATGGGCCTCGGCGCTTACTGCCACCCGGCACGCGAGGTCGACGCCGACCGGCTGCTCGAGCAGTTCCGGGACCTGGAGAAGCACTCGGCGGTCCTGCGGCAGACCCTCACGGAGCGGAACCAGGTCGCCGCACAGCAACTCGAGGACCAGTTCGCCGCGTTGACCACGGCCCTGTTCCCGACGACCGACCACCCCCACACCCTGCGGAAGGCTTCATGA
- a CDS encoding dTDP-4-dehydrorhamnose 3,5-epimerase family protein — MKATEVPEIAGAYLFEPTPYADERGFFCRTFDADVVRSVGLDPDAFVQDSLSRSVGGVLRGLHLRSGAGEAKLVRCSYGRIFDVVVDLRPDSPTYLGRAFFELSGETQVTLYIPAGCAHGFQALTETADTSYRIDRPHDPAEDVTIAFDDPELAIPWPLPVTSMSQRDREAPSLAEALKQREK; from the coding sequence ATGAAAGCGACCGAAGTCCCGGAGATCGCCGGCGCGTACCTGTTCGAGCCGACGCCGTACGCCGACGAGCGCGGCTTCTTCTGCCGCACCTTCGACGCCGACGTCGTCCGCTCGGTGGGCCTCGACCCGGACGCCTTCGTCCAGGACAGCCTGTCCCGCTCGGTCGGGGGCGTGCTGCGCGGCCTGCACCTGCGCTCCGGCGCCGGCGAGGCCAAGCTGGTGCGCTGCTCGTACGGGAGGATCTTCGACGTCGTCGTGGACCTGCGGCCGGACTCGCCGACGTACCTGGGCCGGGCCTTCTTCGAGCTGTCCGGCGAGACGCAGGTGACCCTGTACATCCCGGCGGGGTGCGCGCACGGCTTCCAGGCGCTGACCGAGACCGCCGACACCTCGTACCGGATCGACCGCCCGCACGATCCGGCGGAGGACGTGACGATCGCCTTCGACGACCCGGAGCTCGCGATCCCCTGGCCGCTGCCGGTCACATCGATGTCCCAGCGGGACCGGGAGGCGCCGAGCCTCGCCGAGGCCCTGAAGCAAAGAGAGAAGTGA
- a CDS encoding glutamate-1-semialdehyde 2,1-aminomutase, producing the protein MDTEITEGTEEFALPRSRTANERLHAMVPGGAHTYAKGDDQYPADLAPVISHGHGAHVWDVDGNRYIEYGSGLRSVSLGHAHPRVIEAVRRELDRGSNFVRPSIVEVEAAERFLATVPTAEMVKFAKNGSDATTAAVRLARAATGRPRVALCADHPFFSTDDWFIATTPMSAGIPAPTTDLTVAFPYGDLAATEELLTRYQDEIACLILEPATHTEPPPGYLAGLRELADRHGCVLIFDEMITGFRWSEAGAQGLYGVVPDLSTFGKALGNGFAVSALAGRRELMERGGLRHPGDRVFLLSTTHGAETHSLAAAMAVQTTYVEEGITARLHALGERLAAGVRDAAASMGVGDHVVVRGRPSNLVFATLDEKGQPSQRYRTLFLRRLLGGGVLAPSFVVSSALSDADIDHTVDVVAQACAVYRKALDAGDPTPWLAGRPVKPVFRRTA; encoded by the coding sequence GTGGACACCGAAATCACCGAAGGGACCGAGGAGTTCGCCCTCCCCCGGTCGCGGACAGCGAACGAGCGGCTGCACGCCATGGTCCCCGGGGGCGCGCACACCTACGCCAAGGGCGACGACCAGTACCCCGCGGACCTCGCCCCGGTCATCAGCCACGGCCACGGTGCCCATGTGTGGGACGTCGACGGCAACCGTTACATCGAGTACGGCTCCGGCCTGCGGTCGGTCAGCCTCGGCCATGCCCACCCGCGCGTGATCGAGGCGGTGCGGCGGGAACTCGACCGCGGCAGCAACTTCGTCCGGCCGTCCATCGTGGAGGTCGAGGCCGCGGAACGCTTCCTGGCCACGGTGCCGACCGCCGAGATGGTGAAGTTCGCGAAGAACGGCTCCGACGCCACCACCGCCGCCGTCCGCCTCGCCCGCGCCGCCACCGGGCGCCCGCGGGTGGCCCTCTGCGCCGACCATCCGTTCTTCTCCACCGACGACTGGTTCATCGCCACCACGCCGATGTCCGCCGGCATCCCGGCGCCGACCACCGACCTCACCGTGGCGTTCCCCTACGGTGACCTGGCCGCCACGGAGGAACTGCTCACCCGGTACCAGGACGAGATCGCCTGCCTGATCCTCGAACCCGCCACCCACACCGAGCCGCCGCCCGGGTACCTCGCAGGCCTGCGCGAACTGGCCGACCGGCACGGCTGCGTCCTGATCTTCGATGAGATGATCACCGGCTTCCGCTGGTCGGAGGCGGGCGCCCAGGGGCTGTACGGCGTCGTCCCCGACCTCTCCACGTTCGGCAAGGCCCTGGGCAACGGGTTCGCCGTCTCCGCCCTGGCCGGGCGCCGCGAGCTGATGGAGCGGGGCGGGCTGCGTCACCCCGGCGACCGGGTGTTCCTGCTGTCCACCACCCACGGTGCGGAAACGCACTCCCTGGCAGCCGCGATGGCCGTGCAGACCACCTACGTCGAAGAGGGCATCACCGCGCGCTTGCACGCCCTCGGCGAGCGGTTGGCCGCCGGTGTCCGCGACGCCGCGGCGAGCATGGGCGTCGGTGACCACGTCGTCGTCCGGGGCCGGCCCAGCAACCTGGTCTTCGCCACCCTCGACGAGAAGGGGCAGCCGTCGCAGCGGTACCGCACCCTGTTCCTGCGCCGGCTCCTCGGGGGCGGGGTGCTGGCCCCGTCGTTCGTGGTGAGCAGCGCGCTCAGCGACGCCGACATCGATCACACCGTCGACGTGGTGGCCCAGGCATGTGCGGTGTACCGGAAGGCACTGGACGCCGGTGACCCCACACCCTGGCTGGCCGGACGGCCGGTGAAACCGGTATTCCGCCGCACGGCGTGA
- a CDS encoding phosphatase PAP2 family protein, which translates to MTGRSAAAVLPRSLRPWLGLMAALAALVVVVLGVRYADDSEPGGVDARIWAAVDGVGPSWRHVALATDFLGEPVGAATLVVVTVTGCLLLRRPRAAVLVVAGAGVAVGTATLLKSLVGRTIHGDGNLSYPSGHTAFLTAFALVVALLATGRLGLGRTAGTSLVFAAALVAGAAMGWAQVALGAHYPTDVLGGWCTALAVVPATAWLVDRMADRLVDRMADAGRRERR; encoded by the coding sequence GTGACCGGCCGGTCGGCGGCCGCCGTGCTGCCCCGATCGCTGCGCCCGTGGCTCGGGCTGATGGCGGCTCTCGCCGCGCTGGTGGTCGTCGTGCTCGGCGTCCGGTATGCCGACGACAGCGAGCCCGGCGGGGTGGACGCGCGGATCTGGGCGGCGGTGGACGGTGTGGGGCCGTCGTGGCGGCACGTCGCTCTGGCCACGGACTTCCTGGGTGAGCCCGTGGGAGCGGCGACGCTGGTCGTGGTCACCGTGACGGGCTGCCTGCTGCTTCGGCGTCCTCGCGCGGCGGTGCTGGTCGTTGCCGGCGCCGGCGTGGCCGTGGGAACGGCGACGCTGCTCAAGTCCCTGGTGGGACGCACCATCCACGGCGACGGCAACTTGTCCTACCCGAGCGGGCACACCGCCTTCCTCACCGCGTTCGCCCTCGTGGTGGCGCTGCTCGCGACCGGCCGGCTCGGCCTCGGCAGGACGGCCGGCACGTCACTCGTGTTCGCCGCGGCGCTGGTGGCCGGCGCCGCCATGGGCTGGGCGCAGGTCGCCCTGGGGGCGCACTACCCGACCGACGTCCTCGGCGGCTGGTGCACCGCGCTGGCGGTGGTCCCGGCCACCGCGTGGCTGGTCGACCGGATGGCCGACCGGCTGGTCGACCGGATGGCCGACGCCGGTCGGCGGGAGCGTCGCTGA
- a CDS encoding MFS transporter — MTRQHANNAPGLRAWLGLAVVLGPVLLVSMDGSILFLAMPRISQALSPTADQALWILDSYGFAVGSLLVAFGSLGDRYGRLKLLMIGATVFGLGSAGAAFAPTPELLIACRALMGVAGATLLPSALAVLSELFPDPRRRAQAIGIFAAAFAAGFAIGPVIGGALLGQFWWGSVFLVNLPVIAVFLVFAPVLLREVRSGGTGRVDPLSVVTSAGGLLLTIYGIKHLAADGISALPITTVIVGIAVLTFFGLRQRHLDNPLIDFSLFRDRVFTIAAITGLLPLAAWSAAAYLSGIYLQSVLNLSVLHAALLALPGAAALTVSCIVTPAVVERIGKRAALLICHFSIAGGLLLLLPTTVTGGIGWYIASTVVAGTGYGISFAVVADTAVGAVPAERAGSAGAIAETSNEIGNALGIAILGSLAALLFRLQGPDLAPTLDETLTLPSLLPSVIQDAKSAFVTGLHVVVVAASLLHAALGTAALRWLPKSAPQEQTTEVHEEPAEQFMASKP, encoded by the coding sequence ATGACACGACAGCACGCGAACAACGCCCCCGGACTGCGGGCCTGGCTCGGGCTCGCGGTGGTCCTCGGCCCGGTACTCCTCGTCTCCATGGACGGATCCATCCTGTTCCTGGCGATGCCCCGGATCAGCCAGGCCCTCTCGCCCACCGCCGACCAGGCGCTGTGGATCCTGGACAGCTACGGCTTCGCCGTCGGCTCCCTGCTGGTCGCCTTCGGCAGTCTCGGCGACCGCTACGGCCGGCTGAAGCTCTTGATGATCGGCGCGACCGTGTTCGGACTCGGCTCCGCCGGGGCCGCGTTCGCACCGACCCCCGAACTCCTCATCGCCTGCCGGGCGCTCATGGGCGTGGCCGGCGCGACCCTGCTGCCCTCGGCGCTGGCCGTACTGAGCGAGCTGTTCCCCGACCCCCGGCGCCGGGCCCAGGCCATCGGCATCTTCGCCGCGGCCTTCGCGGCCGGGTTCGCCATCGGCCCGGTCATCGGCGGCGCCCTCCTCGGCCAGTTCTGGTGGGGCTCGGTCTTCCTCGTCAACCTCCCCGTCATCGCCGTGTTCCTGGTGTTCGCGCCGGTCCTCCTCCGAGAGGTCCGGTCGGGCGGGACGGGCCGCGTCGACCCGCTCAGCGTCGTGACCTCCGCCGGGGGCCTGCTGCTCACGATCTACGGGATCAAGCACCTGGCCGCCGACGGGATCTCGGCCCTCCCGATCACCACGGTGATCGTCGGCATCGCCGTACTGACCTTCTTCGGCCTGCGCCAACGGCACCTCGACAACCCGCTGATCGACTTCTCCCTCTTCCGCGACCGCGTCTTCACCATCGCCGCCATCACGGGCCTGCTGCCCCTGGCCGCGTGGTCGGCGGCGGCGTACCTGTCCGGCATCTACCTCCAGTCCGTACTGAACCTGAGCGTCCTGCACGCGGCGCTCCTCGCCCTCCCGGGCGCGGCGGCCCTCACCGTCTCCTGCATCGTCACACCGGCCGTCGTCGAACGCATCGGCAAGCGGGCCGCGCTCCTCATCTGCCACTTCTCCATCGCGGGCGGCCTGTTGCTGCTGCTCCCCACCACGGTCACCGGCGGGATCGGCTGGTACATCGCCTCGACCGTGGTCGCCGGAACGGGATACGGGATCTCCTTCGCCGTCGTCGCGGACACCGCGGTCGGCGCGGTCCCCGCGGAGCGGGCGGGCTCGGCCGGCGCGATCGCCGAGACCAGCAACGAGATCGGCAACGCCCTCGGCATCGCTATCCTCGGCTCGCTCGCCGCGCTGCTCTTCCGCCTCCAGGGCCCGGACCTCGCCCCCACCCTCGACGAGACCCTCACGCTGCCCTCTCTGCTCCCATCGGTGATCCAGGACGCGAAGTCCGCGTTCGTCACCGGCCTGCACGTCGTCGTGGTCGCGGCGAGCCTTCTGCACGCCGCCCTCGGAACGGCCGCCCTGCGCTGGCTACCCAAGTCGGCGCCGCAGGAGCAGACCACCGAGGTCCACGAGGAGCCCGCGGAGCAGTTCATGGCGAGCAAGCCGTAA
- a CDS encoding helix-turn-helix transcriptional regulator codes for MESLGAFLKSRRDRVTPAEIGLLTYGTSRRVPGLRREELAQLAGVSAGYYTRLEQGQAETASEQVLDALARVLRLDQVETVHLHNLARQSVKPRLGEPPREEPHPRVLTLLESLGEATPAVVLGRRGDVLAWNRTGHALIAEHVPFEAPRNPQERPSIPRMFFLDPHSRGMYRNWPELAEVHVAYLRLTAGRYPTDARLAGLIGELLMNSADFGAMWATGDVSDCTTGTMHLQHPTVGAVSVDYQVWLQPDSPDHRVEIYTPNDATSADALRLLNQQSGWGDEPESTTVRAEQR; via the coding sequence ATGGAGAGTCTCGGAGCGTTTTTGAAGAGCCGTCGTGACCGGGTCACTCCGGCTGAGATCGGTCTGCTGACCTACGGCACCTCCCGGCGGGTCCCCGGTCTCAGACGGGAAGAGCTCGCCCAGCTCGCGGGAGTGAGCGCGGGGTACTACACGCGTCTGGAGCAGGGGCAGGCCGAGACCGCCTCCGAGCAGGTACTCGACGCGCTCGCCCGGGTGCTCCGGCTCGACCAGGTGGAGACCGTCCATCTGCACAACCTCGCACGGCAGTCGGTGAAGCCCCGTTTGGGCGAACCGCCCCGCGAGGAGCCCCACCCGCGTGTACTGACCCTCCTGGAGTCACTGGGCGAGGCCACGCCCGCGGTGGTGCTCGGCAGGCGCGGCGACGTCCTGGCGTGGAACCGCACCGGGCACGCGCTGATCGCCGAGCACGTCCCCTTTGAGGCGCCACGAAATCCGCAGGAGCGCCCGTCGATCCCCAGGATGTTCTTCCTGGACCCGCACAGCCGCGGCATGTACCGCAACTGGCCGGAGCTCGCCGAGGTCCACGTCGCCTATCTGCGCCTCACCGCCGGCCGCTACCCCACGGACGCCCGGCTTGCCGGGCTGATCGGCGAACTCCTCATGAACAGCGCGGACTTCGGCGCGATGTGGGCGACGGGTGACGTCTCCGACTGCACGACGGGGACCATGCATCTGCAGCACCCCACCGTCGGGGCGGTGAGCGTGGACTACCAGGTGTGGCTCCAGCCCGACAGCCCCGACCACCGCGTCGAGATCTACACCCCCAACGACGCGACCTCCGCGGACGCTTTGCGTCTGCTGAACCAGCAAAGCGGCTGGGGTGACGAGCCGGAGTCGACGACCGTACGGGCCGAGCAGCGCTGA
- a CDS encoding class I SAM-dependent RNA methyltransferase, with protein MQAEPRKSLVGEEYEVEIGPVAHGGHCIARTSEGQVLFVRHALPGERVVARVTEGEEGARFLRADAVQVLDASKDRIDVPCPFAGPGRCGGCDWQHAKPGAQRRLKADVIAEQLQHLAGLTPEEAGWDGTVMPAEGDKVPAGQVPSWRTRVQYAVTADGRAGLRRHRSHEVEPIDHCMIAAEGVSELGIEKRVWTGMDSVEAIAATGSQDRQVILTPKPGARLPLVELDRPVSVLRVDERSGGVHRVHGRPFVRERADGRTHRVGNGGFWQVHPRAADTLVTAVMQGLLPRKGDMALDLYCGVGLFAGALADRVGEQGAVLGIESGKRAVEDARHNLAEFDRVRIEQGKVESVLPRTGITEVDLIVLDPPRAGAGRKTVEHLASLGARRIAYVACDPAALARDLGYFRDGGYRVRTLRAFDLFPMTHHVECVAILEPATKGS; from the coding sequence ATGCAGGCAGAACCGAGGAAGTCGCTGGTGGGAGAGGAGTACGAGGTCGAGATCGGCCCCGTCGCCCACGGCGGCCACTGCATCGCCCGTACCTCGGAGGGCCAGGTGTTGTTCGTCCGGCACGCGCTGCCCGGTGAGCGGGTCGTGGCCAGGGTGACGGAGGGCGAGGAGGGCGCCCGGTTCCTGCGCGCGGACGCGGTGCAGGTGCTGGACGCCTCCAAGGACCGGATCGACGTGCCCTGCCCGTTCGCCGGCCCCGGCCGCTGCGGCGGCTGCGACTGGCAGCACGCCAAGCCGGGCGCGCAGCGGCGCCTGAAGGCCGACGTCATCGCCGAGCAGCTCCAGCACCTCGCCGGGCTCACCCCGGAGGAGGCCGGCTGGGACGGCACGGTGATGCCCGCCGAGGGCGACAAGGTGCCCGCCGGCCAGGTCCCGTCCTGGCGCACCCGCGTCCAGTACGCGGTCACGGCCGACGGCCGCGCGGGCCTGCGCCGGCACCGCTCCCACGAGGTGGAGCCGATCGACCACTGCATGATCGCCGCGGAGGGGGTCAGCGAGCTGGGCATCGAGAAGCGGGTCTGGACCGGCATGGACTCCGTCGAGGCGATCGCGGCGACGGGCTCGCAGGACCGCCAGGTGATCCTCACGCCGAAGCCGGGCGCGCGCCTCCCGCTGGTCGAACTCGACCGCCCGGTGTCGGTGCTGCGCGTGGACGAGCGCTCCGGCGGCGTCCACCGCGTCCACGGCCGCCCCTTCGTCCGCGAGCGCGCGGACGGCCGGACCCACCGCGTGGGCAACGGCGGCTTCTGGCAGGTCCACCCGCGGGCGGCCGACACCCTGGTGACGGCCGTCATGCAGGGCCTCCTGCCCCGCAAGGGCGACATGGCCCTCGACCTCTACTGCGGCGTCGGCCTCTTCGCGGGCGCCCTCGCCGACCGGGTCGGCGAGCAGGGCGCGGTCCTCGGCATCGAGTCCGGCAAGCGGGCGGTGGAGGACGCGCGGCACAACCTCGCCGAGTTCGACCGCGTCCGCATCGAGCAGGGCAAGGTCGAGAGCGTGCTGCCGCGGACGGGGATCACGGAGGTCGACCTCATCGTCCTGGACCCGCCGCGGGCCGGGGCGGGGCGGAAGACGGTGGAACATCTGGCTTCGCTCGGGGCTCGGCGGATCGCGTATGTGGCGTGTGACCCGGCGGCGTTGGCGCGGGACTTGGGGTACTTCCGGGACGGCGGGTATCGGGTGCGGACGCTGCGGGCGTTCGATCTGTTTCCGATGACGCATCATGTGGAGTGCGTGGCGATTCTGGAGCCTGCGACGAAGGGTTCCTGA
- a CDS encoding APC family permease yields the protein MSKLTDVPKRILIGRALRSDRLGETLLPKRIALPVFASDPLSSVAYAPGEVLLVLSIAGVTAYHFSPWIAVAVVVLMFTVVASYRQNVHAYPSGGGDYEVANTNLGPRAGLTVASALLVDYVLTVAVSISSGIENLGSAIPFVVEHKVLCALAVIVLLTLMNLRGVKESGSLFAIPTYVFVAGVFTMIAWGAFRGLVLDDTMRAPTADYVIKPEHQGLAGFALVFLLLRAFSSGCAALTGVEAISNGVPAFRKPKSKNAATTLAMMGLLAVTMFCGIIALAAETKVRMAENPARDLFHNGVPLGADYVQNPVISQVAEAVFGKGSFLFVVLAAATALVLFLAANTAYNGFPLLGSILAQDRYLPRQLHTRGDRLAFSNGIVLLAGAAGLLVGIYGADSTRLIQLYIVGVFVSFTLSQTGMVRHWNRLLATEQDQAKRRHMIRSRAINAFGAFFTGLVLVVVLVTKFTHGAWVALLGMVIFYATMTAIRKHYDRVAEEIAAPEGPSDDSVRPSRIHSVVLISKIHRPTLRALAYAKLMRSDSLEALSVNVDPAETKALREEWERRGIDVPLKVLDSPYREITRPVIEYVKGLRKESPRDAVSVIIPEYVVGHWYEHLLHNQSALRLKGRLLFTPGIMVTSVPYQLQSSEAAKRRARRQQEWNAPGSVRRGPAQVRSKESTEHKS from the coding sequence GTGTCCAAACTGACCGACGTGCCCAAACGGATCCTGATCGGGCGCGCACTGCGCAGTGACCGGCTGGGGGAAACACTCCTGCCGAAGCGCATCGCACTACCCGTCTTCGCCTCCGACCCGCTGTCCTCCGTCGCGTACGCGCCGGGGGAGGTGCTGCTGGTCCTGTCGATCGCGGGTGTGACGGCGTACCACTTCAGTCCGTGGATCGCGGTCGCGGTCGTCGTGCTGATGTTCACCGTGGTGGCGTCGTACCGGCAGAACGTGCACGCCTATCCCAGCGGCGGCGGCGACTACGAGGTGGCGAACACCAACCTCGGCCCCCGGGCCGGGCTGACGGTCGCGAGCGCGCTCCTCGTCGACTACGTCCTCACCGTCGCGGTGTCGATCTCCTCCGGTATCGAGAACCTGGGCTCCGCGATCCCGTTCGTGGTCGAACACAAGGTGCTCTGCGCGCTCGCCGTGATCGTGCTGCTGACGCTGATGAACCTGCGCGGGGTGAAGGAGTCGGGCTCGCTGTTCGCCATCCCGACCTACGTCTTCGTCGCCGGCGTCTTCACCATGATCGCCTGGGGCGCCTTCCGCGGTCTGGTCCTGGACGACACCATGCGCGCACCGACGGCGGACTACGTCATCAAACCCGAGCACCAGGGCCTGGCGGGCTTCGCCCTGGTCTTCCTGCTGCTGCGCGCCTTCTCCTCCGGCTGCGCCGCCCTCACCGGCGTCGAGGCGATCTCCAACGGCGTCCCGGCCTTCCGCAAGCCCAAGTCCAAGAACGCCGCGACCACGCTCGCGATGATGGGCCTGCTCGCCGTCACCATGTTCTGCGGCATCATCGCGCTGGCCGCCGAGACCAAGGTCCGCATGGCCGAGAACCCGGCCCGCGACCTCTTCCACAACGGCGTCCCGCTCGGCGCGGACTACGTGCAGAACCCGGTGATCTCCCAGGTCGCCGAGGCCGTCTTCGGCAAGGGCAGCTTCCTGTTCGTCGTCCTGGCCGCGGCCACCGCGCTGGTGCTGTTCCTCGCCGCCAACACCGCCTACAACGGCTTCCCGCTGCTCGGCTCGATCCTCGCCCAGGACCGCTACCTGCCGCGCCAGCTGCACACCCGCGGCGACCGCCTCGCCTTCTCCAACGGCATCGTGCTCCTCGCGGGCGCCGCCGGACTCCTGGTGGGGATCTACGGAGCCGACTCCACGCGCCTGATCCAGCTGTACATCGTCGGCGTGTTCGTGTCCTTCACGCTCAGCCAGACCGGCATGGTCCGGCACTGGAACCGCCTCCTGGCCACCGAGCAGGACCAGGCCAAGCGCCGCCACATGATCCGCTCGCGCGCCATCAACGCCTTCGGCGCCTTCTTCACCGGCCTCGTGCTGGTGGTCGTCCTCGTCACCAAGTTCACGCACGGCGCCTGGGTCGCCCTGCTCGGCATGGTGATCTTCTACGCGACGATGACGGCCATCCGTAAGCACTACGACCGGGTCGCCGAGGAGATCGCCGCCCCCGAGGGCCCGAGCGACGACAGCGTACGGCCGTCCCGCATCCACTCGGTCGTCCTGATCTCCAAGATCCACCGTCCGACGCTGCGCGCCCTGGCCTACGCCAAGCTGATGCGCTCGGACAGCCTGGAGGCCCTGAGCGTCAACGTCGACCCGGCGGAGACCAAGGCGCTGCGCGAGGAGTGGGAGCGGCGCGGCATCGACGTCCCGCTGAAGGTCCTGGACTCGCCCTACCGCGAGATCACGCGGCCGGTCATCGAGTACGTCAAGGGACTGCGCAAGGAGTCGCCGCGGGACGCGGTGTCCGTGATCATCCCCGAGTACGTCGTCGGCCACTGGTACGAGCATCTGCTGCACAACCAGAGCGCCCTGCGGCTGAAGGGCCGGCTGCTGTTCACGCCGGGGATCATGGTGACCTCGGTGCCGTACCAGCTCCAGTCCTCCGAGGCGGCCAAGCGGCGGGCCCGCAGGCAGCAGGAGTGGAACGCGCCGGGTTCGGTGCGGCGGGGTCCCGCACAGGTGCGGTCGAAGGAGTCCACCGAGCACAAGTCGTGA
- a CDS encoding adenosine kinase, producing the protein MSSEIDVLVLGGAGVDTIVHVPELPVPFADSHMIRPGIVTRAGQSGDFVALAASALGLRTHHVDMLGDDPEGDLVRALHKDRGIALTAVPQPLGTKRAVNLVGPDGRRMSLYDATRSADTDRLPEATVRALAARSRHAHVVITQPCAHALPVLREAGITISTDLHDWDGADPYHEPFAHQADLVFLSSTALADPERIMRRITERGRARTVVATAGADGAYLLTDGELTHVPAATPPAPVVDSNGAGDAFAAAFLHAWLHGAPPRHCALHGAVAGAYACTVPSTRADSIGREELRAGVAELERARVSSGQSDAIR; encoded by the coding sequence ATGAGCAGCGAGATCGACGTCCTCGTCCTGGGCGGCGCGGGCGTGGACACGATCGTGCACGTGCCCGAGCTGCCCGTGCCGTTCGCCGACAGCCACATGATCCGGCCCGGGATCGTGACGCGCGCGGGCCAGAGCGGGGACTTCGTCGCGCTGGCCGCGAGCGCGCTGGGGCTGCGCACGCACCACGTCGACATGCTGGGCGACGATCCCGAGGGCGACCTGGTCCGCGCCCTGCACAAGGACCGCGGCATCGCGCTCACCGCCGTCCCCCAGCCGCTCGGCACCAAGCGCGCGGTCAACCTCGTCGGACCCGACGGCCGGCGGATGTCCCTGTACGACGCCACGCGCTCCGCCGACACGGACCGGCTGCCCGAGGCGACGGTGCGTGCACTGGCCGCCCGCAGCCGGCACGCCCATGTCGTCATCACCCAGCCGTGCGCGCACGCGCTGCCCGTTCTGCGCGAGGCGGGCATCACGATCTCGACCGACCTGCACGACTGGGACGGGGCCGACCCCTACCACGAGCCCTTCGCCCACCAGGCCGACCTGGTCTTCCTCTCCAGCACGGCCCTGGCCGACCCGGAGCGGATCATGCGGCGGATCACCGAGCGGGGCCGGGCCCGGACCGTCGTCGCCACCGCCGGCGCGGACGGGGCGTACCTGCTGACCGACGGCGAGCTGACGCACGTACCCGCCGCCACGCCGCCGGCACCGGTGGTCGACTCCAACGGCGCGGGCGACGCCTTCGCCGCCGCGTTCCTCCACGCCTGGCTGCACGGCGCCCCGCCCCGCCACTGCGCCCTGCACGGCGCAGTGGCCGGGGCGTACGCCTGCACGGTCCCGTCGACCCGGGCCGACAGCATCGGGCGGGAGGAACTGCGCGCCGGGGTGGCGGAGCTGGAGCGGGCGCGCGTCAGCAGCGGGCAGAGCGACGCAATCCGATGA